In Mycoplasma sp. OR1901, the following are encoded in one genomic region:
- a CDS encoding DUF2188 domain-containing protein, which yields MAKETTTAKKELKPVWHITLDREKGKWRVYREGAEKATITFDTQKEAIPYARDLAKKYNGTYYIHGENGKIRDGKGYKK from the coding sequence ATGGCAAAAGAAACAACAACAGCAAAAAAAGAATTAAAACCTGTTTGACACATTACATTAGATAGAGAAAAAGGTAAATGAAGAGTGTATAGAGAAGGTGCAGAAAAAGCAACTATAACATTCGATACACAAAAAGAAGCTATTCCTTACGCAAGAGATTTAGCTAAGAAATATAACGGAACTTACTACATTCATGGTGAAAATGGTAAAATTCGTGATGGTAAAGGATATAAAAAATAA
- a CDS encoding RpiB/LacA/LacB family sugar-phosphate isomerase, whose translation MSKKVVALASDHAGFDLKEQLKDYVRSLGYDTVDLGPSNGVDKISYATQGNELAEYINSRKPDFGIGVCGTGLGISYALNRHKHIRAARITSVEDAHLAKQHNDANVLVFGGRQIKPEDAFKMVDEYLKTDFEGGRHIERIEELDK comes from the coding sequence ATGAGTAAAAAAGTAGTGGCCTTAGCTTCTGATCATGCAGGTTTTGACCTTAAAGAACAACTTAAAGACTACGTTAGATCTTTAGGTTATGATACTGTTGATTTAGGACCAAGTAACGGAGTTGATAAAATTAGCTACGCAACTCAAGGGAACGAATTAGCGGAATATATAAATTCTCGTAAACCTGATTTTGGAATTGGAGTATGTGGTACTGGTCTTGGTATTTCATATGCTCTAAATAGACATAAACACATTAGAGCTGCCAGAATTACTTCTGTAGAAGATGCTCACTTAGCAAAACAACATAACGATGCGAACGTTCTTGTTTTTGGTGGTAGACAAATTAAACCCGAAGACGCTTTTAAAATGGTTGATGAATATTTAAAAACAGATTTTGAAGGTGGAAGACACATTGAAAGAATAGAGGAGTTAGATAAATAA
- a CDS encoding pseudouridine synthase, translated as MKMRIEKFLSQNTSYTRSEIKNLISSKKIKVNDIIIKKSVQISATDIVKINDVIVESKEEFIYLLLNKPAGYVCANTDLIHKTVFDLIDQKYLNYKDIHTVGRLDKDTEGLLLITNDGELTHKLLAPKKHVIKTYFVKTDKEIKPELIKIFEQGFDIGEKNNTLPAKLEIINSNECFLSINEGKFHQVKRMFLKFGLTVIYLKRISFGKLELPKDLKLGQYIKITKEQIL; from the coding sequence ATGAAAATGAGAATTGAGAAATTTTTAAGCCAAAATACAAGTTATACCAGAAGTGAAATAAAAAACCTTATTTCTAGTAAGAAAATAAAAGTAAATGACATAATAATAAAAAAATCAGTACAGATAAGCGCGACTGATATTGTTAAAATTAACGATGTTATTGTAGAATCAAAAGAAGAATTTATTTACTTATTATTAAATAAACCCGCCGGTTATGTATGTGCAAATACCGATTTGATACATAAAACGGTATTTGATTTAATTGATCAAAAATATTTAAATTATAAGGACATTCATACGGTTGGAAGACTTGATAAGGATACAGAAGGACTTTTATTGATTACTAATGACGGAGAACTAACACATAAGCTTTTAGCACCTAAAAAGCATGTTATAAAGACGTATTTTGTTAAAACTGACAAAGAAATCAAACCTGAGTTAATCAAAATCTTTGAACAAGGTTTTGATATTGGTGAGAAAAATAATACACTACCAGCTAAACTTGAAATCATTAATTCAAATGAGTGCTTTTTATCAATTAATGAAGGTAAATTTCACCAAGTTAAAAGGATGTTTTTAAAGTTCGGTTTAACGGTAATTTACCTAAAACGTATTAGTTTTGGTAAATTAGAGCTACCTAAAGATTTAAAATTAGGTCAATATATTAAAATTACTAAAGAACAAATACTTTAA
- a CDS encoding DUF3137 domain-containing protein: MKIVEDYMNFDSYKSITDQSVYPIFKNAVDEAFNDVDSINKMKKYKKIAIILLIISIATFLLGIILLFATASTGSSSNVIVFIIFSVIALILGGVTIFFYIKFRKILNAIMSKIRNAINVEKIYNESFKKVNNGIDYLSVKENIESLLKSNRFTAKDIVENSLTMKEVRSYNFGVPSDAQLIKKSNKKYLLIDDRYPASFMNVVYLEIVRNSKGEVTSKRYYNRGVLKIDTRSLGHKGFAFTLFKRGFFSNKPLKLENPQFNKIVKLYSEDELKARQMYTPLSMELSVKRAKDTNGSVVNSMYVTSTGDSIYFEYSVPMSFMELDIASSTKKEKILDSMYKDFLYDTYTLYWILSIIYIPIYLDK; encoded by the coding sequence ATGAAAATAGTCGAAGATTACATGAATTTTGATTCGTATAAATCAATAACAGATCAGTCAGTTTATCCTATTTTTAAAAATGCTGTTGATGAAGCATTTAATGATGTGGATTCGATTAATAAAATGAAAAAATACAAAAAAATAGCAATTATTTTATTAATTATATCTATAGCTACATTTTTATTAGGTATTATATTATTATTTGCAACTGCTTCTACAGGAAGTAGTTCAAATGTTATTGTATTTATAATATTCTCTGTAATTGCACTTATTTTAGGTGGTGTTACTATATTTTTCTATATAAAATTTAGAAAAATATTAAATGCTATAATGTCTAAAATTAGAAATGCAATTAATGTTGAGAAAATTTATAATGAATCATTTAAAAAAGTTAATAATGGAATTGATTATCTGTCTGTCAAGGAAAATATTGAAAGTCTTTTAAAAAGTAACAGATTTACTGCAAAAGATATTGTAGAAAATTCATTAACAATGAAGGAAGTTAGGTCATATAATTTTGGTGTTCCATCAGATGCTCAATTAATTAAAAAATCAAATAAAAAATATTTATTAATTGATGATAGATATCCTGCATCATTTATGAATGTTGTATATTTAGAAATAGTTAGAAATTCAAAAGGCGAAGTTACTTCAAAAAGATATTACAATAGAGGTGTTTTAAAAATTGATACAAGAAGTCTAGGTCATAAAGGTTTTGCATTCACTTTATTTAAACGTGGTTTTTTCAGTAATAAACCACTTAAATTAGAGAATCCACAATTCAATAAAATAGTTAAATTATACTCAGAAGATGAACTTAAAGCAAGACAAATGTACACTCCTCTTTCAATGGAATTATCTGTTAAAAGAGCTAAAGATACAAATGGATCAGTTGTTAATTCTATGTATGTAACATCAACCGGAGATTCAATTTATTTTGAATATTCAGTTCCAATGTCATTTATGGAATTAGATATTGCTAGTTCAACTAAAAAAGAAAAGATTTTAGATTCTATGTATAAAGATTTTCTATATGATACATATACTCTATACTGAATTTTATCAATAATTTATATACCAATTTATTTAGATAAATAA
- the metK gene encoding methionine adenosyltransferase, which yields MRKLFTSESVGRGHPDKVCDQISDSILDAYLMRDPKAKVAIETMASGHNIFIAGEVNSQAEVDVIEIAKNILKTFDYYTSETSFITDIKKQSPDISQGVELSEHEIGAGDQGIMFGYATDETKEFMPLAITLAHKLVKKAEELRVSGDFKWARADMKSQVTLDYTDPNNTTVDTVLISIQHSANYVETEFKNFIKNHIIKPVLEEYNLELPEKILINPTGKFVIGGPIGDTGSTGRKIIVDTYGGASRHGGGAFSGKDATKVDRSAAYAARWIAKNVVAAKLAKRIELQIAYSIGVSQPVSVMVETFGTETINKELIEKIIMEVFDLSPKGIIDSLNLRHPIYAKTSYFGHFGRDDLDLPWEKTDKVNQILKLAKKYQ from the coding sequence ATGAGAAAACTATTTACAAGTGAATCTGTTGGACGTGGACATCCTGATAAAGTTTGCGACCAAATATCAGATTCAATTTTAGACGCTTATTTAATGCGTGATCCAAAAGCTAAAGTTGCTATTGAAACAATGGCAAGTGGACATAATATCTTTATTGCTGGTGAAGTTAATTCACAAGCTGAAGTTGATGTTATCGAAATAGCAAAAAACATTTTAAAAACATTTGACTATTATACAAGCGAAACAAGCTTTATAACAGATATCAAAAAACAAAGTCCAGACATCTCACAAGGTGTTGAACTTTCAGAACATGAAATCGGAGCAGGTGATCAAGGTATCATGTTTGGTTATGCAACAGACGAAACTAAAGAATTTATGCCACTAGCAATTACACTTGCACATAAATTAGTTAAAAAAGCTGAAGAGTTAAGAGTTAGCGGTGATTTCAAATGAGCTAGAGCTGACATGAAATCTCAAGTTACTCTTGATTACACAGATCCTAACAATACAACAGTTGATACTGTTTTAATTAGTATTCAACACTCAGCAAACTATGTTGAAACTGAATTTAAAAACTTTATTAAAAACCACATCATTAAACCCGTTTTAGAAGAATATAACTTAGAATTACCAGAAAAAATATTAATTAATCCTACAGGTAAATTCGTTATTGGTGGTCCTATCGGAGATACTGGATCAACAGGAAGAAAAATTATTGTTGATACTTACGGTGGAGCTTCAAGACACGGTGGTGGAGCTTTTAGTGGTAAAGACGCAACTAAAGTAGATCGTAGTGCAGCATACGCAGCACGTTGAATCGCAAAAAACGTAGTTGCAGCAAAACTAGCTAAGAGAATAGAATTACAAATAGCTTATTCAATCGGTGTTTCACAGCCTGTCTCAGTTATGGTAGAAACATTCGGAACTGAAACAATAAATAAAGAACTAATTGAAAAAATCATTATGGAAGTATTTGATTTAAGCCCTAAAGGTATTATCGATTCACTAAACTTAAGACATCCAATTTATGCTAAAACATCTTATTTTGGACATTTTGGTAGAGATGATTTAGATTTACCTTGAGAAAAAACAGATAAAGTAAATCAAATTTTAAAATTAGCAAAAAAATACCAATAA
- the rplT gene encoding 50S ribosomal protein L20, translating to MARVKGGTVTRARRKKWLKLAKGYFGHKSIGYKVAKQAVVKSWTYAFRDRKQVKRNFRKLWIARINAATRAEGMSYSRFINGLKRANVTINRKMLSELAINEPKTFSMLVKIAKEA from the coding sequence ATGGCAAGAGTTAAAGGTGGTACAGTTACAAGAGCAAGACGTAAAAAATGATTAAAATTAGCTAAAGGTTACTTTGGACACAAATCAATCGGTTACAAAGTTGCAAAACAAGCAGTTGTTAAATCATGAACATACGCATTTAGAGATCGTAAACAAGTTAAAAGAAACTTCCGTAAATTATGAATTGCACGTATCAATGCTGCAACTAGAGCAGAAGGTATGAGTTACTCAAGATTTATTAATGGTTTAAAAAGAGCAAACGTTACAATTAACCGTAAAATGCTTTCAGAATTAGCTATTAACGAACCAAAAACATTTTCAATGTTAGTAAAGATCGCTAAAGAAGCTTAA
- the rpmI gene encoding 50S ribosomal protein L35, whose protein sequence is MPKMKTKSALKKRIKVTGTGKVLREQAYRSHLAQNKTTKQKRQSRKATLMSKSDLKRFKAMF, encoded by the coding sequence ATGCCAAAAATGAAAACTAAAAGCGCTTTAAAAAAGCGTATTAAAGTTACAGGAACAGGTAAAGTTCTTAGAGAACAAGCATACCGTTCACACTTAGCACAAAATAAAACCACAAAACAAAAGCGTCAATCTCGTAAAGCTACACTTATGTCAAAAAGTGACTTAAAAAGATTTAAAGCAATGTTTTAA
- the infC gene encoding translation initiation factor IF-3 yields MYLFDTFLARANETFLLIILRRIIIIQDRRKKPKSSHYVNRDIPYSRVFLIDSEGSKVGVMSTSEAIERAKSQKMDLVLISVEPKPIARILDYGKFKYDRKKKQKELKEKQTNIQNREIRLTPMIGENDLLTKSKKATEFLLKGDRIKVSVKLRGRELGRKDLGINVLDRFYSKVEVIADKTTEPKLVNERFLDMNLQPNKTKIAKYLKEKNQTSDENSSNSDSKEGE; encoded by the coding sequence ATGTATCTATTTGATACATTTTTGGCGAGAGCGAATGAAACTTTTTTACTTATTATTTTAAGGAGAATTATTATTATTCAAGACAGAAGAAAAAAACCAAAATCAAGCCACTATGTAAACAGAGATATTCCATATTCTAGAGTTTTCTTAATTGATAGTGAGGGTAGCAAAGTAGGAGTTATGTCAACTTCAGAAGCTATTGAAAGAGCTAAAAGCCAGAAAATGGATTTAGTTTTAATTAGCGTTGAACCTAAACCAATTGCTCGTATTTTAGACTACGGTAAATTTAAATATGACCGTAAGAAAAAACAAAAAGAGTTAAAAGAAAAACAAACAAATATACAAAACCGTGAAATTCGTTTAACACCTATGATTGGTGAAAACGACTTATTAACCAAAAGTAAAAAGGCAACTGAATTTTTACTTAAAGGTGATAGAATTAAAGTTTCTGTTAAATTAAGAGGTCGTGAATTAGGTCGTAAAGATCTTGGTATAAATGTTTTAGATAGATTTTATTCAAAAGTTGAGGTTATAGCAGATAAAACTACTGAACCTAAATTAGTGAATGAAAGATTTTTAGATATGAATCTCCAACCAAATAAAACTAAAATCGCTAAATATTTAAAAGAAAAGAATCAAACTTCTGATGAAAATTCATCAAATAGCGATTCTAAAGAAGGAGAATAA
- the whiA gene encoding DNA-binding protein WhiA has product MEKYKSSFSWIIKKEIINNITKTKEIQSFLYGLYFSNAILKDDYYVITIKNNYILNKIVSKLTKLKVEISKVLKNKIYISSSEYNKIVDKKWEERLTSFFAGVFCGGGSISDKNSTSYHLEISSHSQENTEKIINKLNKYEFNFQMLKRRNRYLAYTKKIDELLDFLSAIGAKKSWFELQNLKISRDIENVSNRINNIDISNLQKIADSSIKHIENINYVFENNLLDMFSEDQLVFFRIKLENSWISMNEMVKKLEQEHNIIITKSGLNHWLRKLNNVVLEHKNK; this is encoded by the coding sequence ATGGAAAAATATAAAAGCTCATTTTCTTGAATTATAAAAAAAGAAATTATAAATAACATTACTAAAACAAAGGAAATACAATCATTTTTATATGGTTTATATTTTTCTAACGCAATTTTAAAAGATGATTATTACGTTATTACAATTAAAAATAATTATATTTTAAATAAAATTGTATCTAAATTAACTAAACTTAAGGTAGAAATATCTAAAGTACTCAAAAACAAAATATACATATCGAGTTCAGAATATAATAAAATAGTTGATAAAAAATGAGAAGAAAGACTAACAAGTTTCTTTGCCGGTGTTTTTTGTGGCGGTGGAAGTATTTCAGATAAAAATTCAACATCATATCATTTAGAAATCTCAAGTCATTCACAAGAAAACACAGAAAAAATAATAAATAAATTAAATAAATATGAGTTTAATTTTCAAATGCTAAAACGTAGAAATAGATATTTAGCATATACTAAAAAAATAGATGAATTACTAGATTTTTTATCAGCTATAGGTGCTAAAAAATCTTGATTTGAATTACAAAACTTGAAAATTAGTAGAGATATCGAAAATGTTTCTAATAGGATAAATAATATCGATATTTCAAATCTACAAAAAATTGCAGATAGTTCTATAAAACATATCGAAAATATTAATTATGTATTTGAAAATAATTTATTAGATATGTTTTCTGAGGATCAATTAGTTTTCTTTAGAATTAAACTTGAAAATTCATGAATATCAATGAATGAAATGGTTAAAAAACTTGAACAAGAACATAATATTATCATTACAAAAAGCGGTTTAAACCATTGATTAAGAAAATTAAATAATGTTGTTTTAGAACATAAAAATAAATAA
- a CDS encoding APC family permease: MFTINFIIGLGFLTTIANVWNIGFYGYIIILVSVLTIFGTSLVFSRLANSFKEHYGGSYAFSRQLEEKIYNKEHNIQKENVKKQKLLNHFNFFIGWNQFIQSPILSSVSPLFLSTIIELIISKENPNYSTIVWTIRVVSFVFFALLIVISTFGLKLNRKIVFFSGIVKWIFLAIGLGILVYLAFADNIFSPTPFEGYKENINNTINTNLTPKLMFTNIILFIFSFAGIEDMASMTKDVKFKSFRKVLFWSISIVLIIYLLFYTFILGIKDLSSYKNFSQFYTSYTRGLGVFGVIIFIIGFISNDIGYKISQTVSTARKLLPLSQDHHISPFFAIQNKKGEYHNAIIFTGVFTFISMIILWLVPILLTGDNSENPYFNAVIIVNSIGLLIEDMLTYIVAFMLERKKIIPKIPLWEKIIYIINVVWIFTITTIIIFPFTINDPWKSENTFVFVIYFSFILIGFILKWAWKFYSKRNSKKLNNKIENQAN; the protein is encoded by the coding sequence TTATTTACGATTAATTTCATTATTGGTTTAGGTTTCTTAACAACAATTGCCAACGTTTGAAACATAGGATTTTACGGATACATAATTATTTTAGTGTCTGTATTAACTATTTTTGGTACTTCTTTAGTTTTCTCACGTTTAGCAAATTCGTTCAAAGAACACTATGGTGGTTCTTATGCTTTTAGTAGACAATTAGAAGAAAAAATTTACAATAAAGAACACAACATTCAAAAAGAAAATGTTAAAAAACAGAAATTATTAAATCATTTTAACTTCTTTATAGGTTGAAATCAATTTATTCAATCTCCTATTTTGTCATCGGTTTCACCATTATTTTTATCAACAATAATTGAACTGATAATATCTAAAGAAAACCCTAATTATTCAACTATAGTTTGAACAATTAGAGTCGTATCTTTTGTATTCTTTGCATTATTAATTGTTATTTCTACATTCGGATTAAAACTAAATAGAAAAATTGTATTCTTTTCAGGAATCGTTAAATGGATTTTCTTAGCAATAGGACTTGGAATTTTAGTTTATTTAGCATTTGCGGATAATATTTTTAGTCCTACACCTTTTGAAGGTTATAAAGAAAATATAAATAATACTATTAATACTAATTTAACACCTAAATTAATGTTTACAAACATAATACTATTTATATTTTCGTTTGCAGGAATTGAAGACATGGCTTCAATGACCAAAGATGTCAAATTCAAAAGTTTTAGAAAAGTACTATTTTGATCTATTTCAATAGTATTAATCATTTATTTACTCTTTTATACATTCATACTCGGAATAAAAGACTTAAGCTCATACAAAAACTTTTCACAATTTTATACAAGTTACACAAGAGGTTTAGGAGTTTTTGGGGTTATTATATTTATAATAGGTTTTATATCAAATGATATTGGGTATAAAATTTCACAAACCGTTTCAACTGCTAGAAAATTATTACCGTTATCTCAAGATCATCACATTAGTCCATTTTTTGCTATCCAAAACAAAAAAGGTGAATATCACAATGCAATAATTTTTACCGGTGTATTTACTTTTATATCAATGATTATCTTATGATTAGTTCCGATTTTATTAACCGGAGATAATTCTGAAAACCCTTATTTTAATGCTGTAATTATTGTTAATAGTATTGGTTTATTAATCGAAGATATGTTAACTTACATAGTTGCTTTCATGTTAGAAAGAAAGAAAATAATACCTAAGATACCACTTTGAGAAAAAATCATTTATATCATAAATGTAGTGTGAATTTTTACTATTACAACAATTATAATTTTCCCATTTACAATAAATGATCCTTGAAAAAGTGAAAACACATTTGTTTTTGTTATTTACTTTTCATTCATTTTAATAGGTTTTATATTAAAATGAGCTTGAAAATTTTACAGTAAAAGAAACTCAAAAAAACTTAATAATAAGATAGAGAATCAAGCTAATTAA
- the lon gene encoding endopeptidase La — protein MKKQNYFTAIIVDDQLFTYPNAIHEVVIEDENISSEELIFQYYQQNKPIALSFKDYEGDLLHRGVLVEILELEKMEGANSYRFIFKVIAFIEFDNYGFVLMDKKLNVKEETFIQYEPTKTDVADLHFKNYQPVSTGQIIYLEKNDDAIKEFTDVAMGDAELVETIQKFHTIIKEKQVTKIWFGIRKTTDKRWTYEEFLQFMSNWGIDEKPTNYDDCLTLLNSFISILNTEIREKMDLFLEYNLNNVDAIIVRITEIIAENFMTEKVIADKMNSRLSNQQKEFILREKLKSIQDELEEMKAPVDEDEYLKILKDKNKNLRFPSSIRELIKEETKRVSDMMPTSPEANISKTYISLLKKLPWRLTQKETLDINHVKKTLDKYHYGIDKVKERILEYIAVIIKIKQNQVDATQKIEYDKNNEIDLNLFKEDENETQKTFNNVPIICLVGPPGTGKTSLSKAIAESLQRKFVKISLGGVSDESEIRGHRRTYVGAMPGKIIKGIKQAGVSNPVVLLDEIDKMASTNKGDPASAMLEVLDPEQNSKFQDHYLENEYDLSKVVFIATANYYDAIPHALRDRIEVIELSAYTLSEKLNIAKKHLLPKVIEQVGEKKGFLSISDKTLEYIISNYTIEAGVRGLKRVLDKIARKFTLKSLDEGEKNTNKYKVEIPMLKDLLGPEYYKDDEIDNYQVPGVVNGLAYTTLGGTSLQIEVNTYPGKGEIKLTGSLKDVMQESAKIALSYVKANAEKFGIKEFDFDKNTIHIHVPEGATPKDGPSAGVTFTTALISALSGKVVPHYYGMTGEITLRGRVLNIGGLKEKSFAATQKKLKYVFIPFGNESSLVEIPEEIKKKITYIPVKYYDEIFDVIFNNKKPKKEIKTVDNE, from the coding sequence ATGAAAAAACAAAATTATTTCACAGCAATAATAGTAGACGATCAATTGTTTACTTATCCTAATGCTATTCATGAAGTAGTTATTGAAGATGAAAACATCTCAAGTGAAGAATTAATCTTCCAATACTATCAACAAAATAAACCAATAGCACTTTCATTTAAAGATTATGAAGGTGATCTATTACACCGTGGAGTTTTAGTGGAAATATTAGAACTCGAAAAAATGGAAGGTGCAAATTCATATAGATTCATTTTTAAAGTTATTGCTTTTATAGAATTTGATAACTACGGTTTCGTGTTAATGGATAAAAAATTAAACGTTAAAGAAGAAACTTTTATTCAATATGAACCAACAAAAACTGATGTTGCTGATTTACACTTTAAAAACTACCAACCAGTATCGACAGGTCAAATAATTTACTTAGAAAAGAATGATGATGCTATAAAAGAATTTACAGATGTTGCCATGGGTGATGCAGAGCTTGTTGAAACAATCCAGAAATTCCACACAATAATTAAAGAAAAACAAGTTACAAAAATTTGATTCGGAATAAGAAAAACAACAGATAAAAGATGAACATATGAAGAATTTTTACAATTCATGTCTAATTGAGGAATCGATGAGAAACCTACAAATTATGATGATTGTTTAACACTTTTAAACTCTTTTATTTCTATTCTAAATACTGAAATTAGAGAGAAAATGGACTTATTCTTAGAATATAATTTAAACAATGTAGATGCAATAATAGTAAGAATTACTGAAATTATTGCCGAAAATTTTATGACTGAAAAGGTTATTGCTGACAAAATGAACAGCAGACTTTCTAACCAACAAAAAGAATTTATTTTAAGAGAAAAATTAAAATCAATTCAAGATGAACTTGAAGAAATGAAAGCTCCAGTCGATGAAGATGAATATTTAAAAATATTAAAAGACAAAAACAAAAATCTAAGATTCCCTTCTTCAATCCGTGAATTAATTAAAGAAGAAACTAAAAGAGTATCAGATATGATGCCTACTTCACCTGAAGCAAATATTTCTAAAACATATATAAGTTTACTTAAAAAACTTCCATGAAGACTTACTCAAAAAGAAACTTTAGATATTAATCACGTTAAAAAAACATTAGATAAATATCACTACGGAATCGATAAAGTAAAAGAAAGAATTCTAGAATATATCGCTGTTATAATCAAAATTAAACAAAATCAAGTTGATGCAACTCAAAAAATTGAATATGACAAAAACAACGAAATAGATTTAAATCTTTTCAAAGAAGATGAAAACGAAACCCAAAAAACATTTAATAATGTACCAATAATTTGTTTAGTAGGCCCTCCTGGTACAGGTAAAACATCTCTTTCTAAAGCTATTGCAGAATCATTACAAAGAAAATTTGTAAAAATTTCTTTAGGTGGTGTTAGTGATGAATCTGAAATTAGAGGTCACCGTAGAACATACGTTGGTGCTATGCCTGGAAAAATTATTAAAGGAATTAAACAAGCTGGAGTTTCTAACCCTGTTGTTCTTTTAGATGAGATTGATAAAATGGCTTCAACAAATAAAGGTGATCCTGCTTCTGCTATGCTTGAAGTGCTTGACCCAGAACAAAATAGTAAATTCCAAGATCACTATTTAGAAAATGAATACGATCTTTCTAAAGTTGTTTTTATAGCTACAGCAAACTATTATGATGCAATTCCACACGCATTAAGAGATAGAATTGAAGTTATCGAATTATCTGCATATACACTTTCTGAAAAGTTAAACATTGCTAAAAAACACTTATTACCAAAGGTTATTGAACAAGTTGGTGAAAAGAAAGGCTTCTTAAGCATAAGTGATAAAACATTAGAATATATAATTTCAAACTACACAATTGAAGCTGGTGTTCGTGGACTAAAACGTGTTCTAGACAAAATTGCACGTAAGTTTACATTAAAAAGCCTTGATGAAGGTGAAAAAAATACCAACAAATATAAAGTTGAAATTCCTATGTTAAAAGACTTATTAGGTCCTGAATACTATAAAGATGATGAAATTGACAACTATCAAGTTCCTGGTGTGGTTAATGGTTTAGCTTACACAACATTAGGCGGAACATCTCTACAAATAGAAGTTAATACATATCCTGGAAAAGGTGAAATAAAATTAACTGGTTCACTTAAAGATGTAATGCAAGAATCAGCTAAAATAGCTTTATCTTATGTTAAAGCCAACGCTGAAAAATTCGGAATTAAAGAATTTGATTTTGATAAAAATACAATTCACATCCACGTACCTGAAGGAGCTACACCTAAAGATGGTCCAAGTGCCGGAGTTACATTCACCACAGCCTTAATTTCTGCTCTTAGCGGAAAAGTTGTTCCACACTACTATGGTATGACTGGTGAAATAACACTTAGAGGTAGAGTTTTAAATATCGGTGGATTAAAAGAAAAATCATTTGCGGCTACACAAAAGAAATTAAAATATGTGTTTATTCCATTCGGTAATGAATCAAGTTTAGTTGAAATACCTGAAGAAATAAAGAAAAAAATAACATACATACCAGTTAAATATTACGATGAAATATTTGACGTAATATTTAATAACAAAAAACCTAAAAAAGAAATAAAAACAGTAGATAATGAGTAA